In Danaus plexippus chromosome 6, MEX_DaPlex, whole genome shotgun sequence, a single window of DNA contains:
- the LOC116778607 gene encoding major facilitator superfamily domain-containing protein 12-like isoform X2: MLRLLRLFWRYVPCKRRRCLPWRMNQNLIYGLGHIYNDLCAAMWFSYMMLFFQAVMEMRAVISGAMLLLGQVVDALATPVVGILADKYSTKKIWHLTGSALVTFTFPLLFIRCWGCSSNSTAEYLTWWIPFYYAFLIIFFQIGWAIVQISHLAIIPSITESLQVRSELTSIRYMASVISSLAVYFITWIVLRATNYSTFIGPSDDYKFRDVSLIITVMGVISYIVFHVFFNLNPLKEEKPKANGHVIESGENEPLKMTAKSKIMHFLQMPLLYQTSLLYVFSRLYWALSLVYVPLFLEERLSVNPSEGSELVASVPLVLYISSLVFSFLLKSNINKIGHQVAYFIGSSLSLVSCFWIALAISPDAHVAQIYLVATLIGAGSSITLVSSLCVTADLIGPHSHQGALIYSIVTFADKLVTGIAVVAIENYKCDDTLDCPQYYRGVLTYACGGSAVLGILSLSITTLGSKKKTPT; the protein is encoded by the exons TGTGCCATGCAAACGTCGAAGATGCCTCCCATGGCGGATGAACCAGAACCTTATATATGGTCTAGGTCATATATACAACGACTTGTGCGCTGCTATGTGGTTTTCATACATGATGCTGTTCTTCCAAGCTGTGATGGAAATGAGAGCAGTCATCAGCGGTGCCATGCTGCTCTTAG GCCAAGTTGTGGATGCTCTAGCTACACCTGTTGTGGGGATACTGGCCGACAAATATAGCACTAAGAAAATTTGGCATTTAACAG GCAGTGCACTGGTAACATTCACTTTTCCGCTTCTCTTCATCCGATGTTGGGGATGTTCTTCTAACAGCACCGCAGAATATCTCACCTGGTGGATTCCATTCTATTATgcttttttgataatattcttTCAAATCGGTTGGGCTATTGTACAAATATCTCATCTAGCGATAATTCCATCTATTACCGAGAGTCTACAAGTGCGATCCGAGCTAACTTCGATAAG ATATATGGCTTCGGTCATATCCAGCTTGGCCGTGTACTTTATAACTTGGATAGTATTAAGAGCAACAAACTACAGCACATTCATCGGACCGTCAGACGATTACAAATTTAGG GATGTTTCCCTTATCATAACTGTTATGGGAGTAATATCGTATATTGTTTTTCACGTCTTCTTCAACTTGAACCCTTTGAAAGAGGAGAAACCTAAAGCGAATGGGCATGTAATCGAGAGTGGAGAAAATGAACCGCTAAAAATGACAGCGAAGTCCAAAATTATGCATTTCTTACAGATGCCATTGTTATATCAAACAAGCTTATT atatGTTTTCTCCCGTCTATATTGGGCTCTGAGCCTAGTGTACGTCCCGTTGTTCCTGGAGGAGCGTCTATCAGTGAATCCGAGCGAGGGATCCGAACTGGTAGCAAGCGTGCCGCTCGTCCTCTATATATCCTCTCTCGTATTTTCCTTTCTTTTGAAAagcaatattaacaaaattggaCACCAG gtGGCGTATTTCATAGGCAGTTCTCTGAGTTTGGTCAGCTGCTTTTGGATAGCACTCGCTATCTCACCGGATGCGCATGTTgctcaaatatatttagttgcaACATTAATAG GTGCAGGCAGCTCCATAACTCTGGTGTCTAGTCTCTGTGTGACGGCCGATTTAATAGGACCCCATTCTCATCAAGGCGCacttatatattctattgtgACGTTTGCTGATAAACTAGTAACAGGAATCGCCGTAGTAGCTATTGAAAACTa cAAATGCGACGATACTTTGGATTGCCCGCAATATTATAGAGGGGTCCTAACCTACGCTTGTGGGGGCAGTGCGGTTCTTGGCATTCTATCTCTATCAATAACTACATTAGGTTCGAAAAAGAAAACTCCAACATAA
- the LOC116778607 gene encoding major facilitator superfamily domain-containing protein 12-like isoform X1, with the protein MNTKYGATNSNDSTEIEDQETLDNEIVLSVPCKRRRCLPWRMNQNLIYGLGHIYNDLCAAMWFSYMMLFFQAVMEMRAVISGAMLLLGQVVDALATPVVGILADKYSTKKIWHLTGSALVTFTFPLLFIRCWGCSSNSTAEYLTWWIPFYYAFLIIFFQIGWAIVQISHLAIIPSITESLQVRSELTSIRYMASVISSLAVYFITWIVLRATNYSTFIGPSDDYKFRDVSLIITVMGVISYIVFHVFFNLNPLKEEKPKANGHVIESGENEPLKMTAKSKIMHFLQMPLLYQTSLLYVFSRLYWALSLVYVPLFLEERLSVNPSEGSELVASVPLVLYISSLVFSFLLKSNINKIGHQVAYFIGSSLSLVSCFWIALAISPDAHVAQIYLVATLIGAGSSITLVSSLCVTADLIGPHSHQGALIYSIVTFADKLVTGIAVVAIENYKCDDTLDCPQYYRGVLTYACGGSAVLGILSLSITTLGSKKKTPT; encoded by the exons atgaatACTAAATATGGAGCGACTAATTCCAACGATAGTACGGAAATTGAAGATCAGGAGACTTTAGATAATGAAATCGTTTTAAG TGTGCCATGCAAACGTCGAAGATGCCTCCCATGGCGGATGAACCAGAACCTTATATATGGTCTAGGTCATATATACAACGACTTGTGCGCTGCTATGTGGTTTTCATACATGATGCTGTTCTTCCAAGCTGTGATGGAAATGAGAGCAGTCATCAGCGGTGCCATGCTGCTCTTAG GCCAAGTTGTGGATGCTCTAGCTACACCTGTTGTGGGGATACTGGCCGACAAATATAGCACTAAGAAAATTTGGCATTTAACAG GCAGTGCACTGGTAACATTCACTTTTCCGCTTCTCTTCATCCGATGTTGGGGATGTTCTTCTAACAGCACCGCAGAATATCTCACCTGGTGGATTCCATTCTATTATgcttttttgataatattcttTCAAATCGGTTGGGCTATTGTACAAATATCTCATCTAGCGATAATTCCATCTATTACCGAGAGTCTACAAGTGCGATCCGAGCTAACTTCGATAAG ATATATGGCTTCGGTCATATCCAGCTTGGCCGTGTACTTTATAACTTGGATAGTATTAAGAGCAACAAACTACAGCACATTCATCGGACCGTCAGACGATTACAAATTTAGG GATGTTTCCCTTATCATAACTGTTATGGGAGTAATATCGTATATTGTTTTTCACGTCTTCTTCAACTTGAACCCTTTGAAAGAGGAGAAACCTAAAGCGAATGGGCATGTAATCGAGAGTGGAGAAAATGAACCGCTAAAAATGACAGCGAAGTCCAAAATTATGCATTTCTTACAGATGCCATTGTTATATCAAACAAGCTTATT atatGTTTTCTCCCGTCTATATTGGGCTCTGAGCCTAGTGTACGTCCCGTTGTTCCTGGAGGAGCGTCTATCAGTGAATCCGAGCGAGGGATCCGAACTGGTAGCAAGCGTGCCGCTCGTCCTCTATATATCCTCTCTCGTATTTTCCTTTCTTTTGAAAagcaatattaacaaaattggaCACCAG gtGGCGTATTTCATAGGCAGTTCTCTGAGTTTGGTCAGCTGCTTTTGGATAGCACTCGCTATCTCACCGGATGCGCATGTTgctcaaatatatttagttgcaACATTAATAG GTGCAGGCAGCTCCATAACTCTGGTGTCTAGTCTCTGTGTGACGGCCGATTTAATAGGACCCCATTCTCATCAAGGCGCacttatatattctattgtgACGTTTGCTGATAAACTAGTAACAGGAATCGCCGTAGTAGCTATTGAAAACTa cAAATGCGACGATACTTTGGATTGCCCGCAATATTATAGAGGGGTCCTAACCTACGCTTGTGGGGGCAGTGCGGTTCTTGGCATTCTATCTCTATCAATAACTACATTAGGTTCGAAAAAGAAAACTCCAACATAA